In a single window of the Anaerocolumna cellulosilytica genome:
- the upp gene encoding uracil phosphoribosyltransferase — translation MSKVTIMNHPLIQHKIGIMRRKTTSTKEFRDLVSEVAMLICYEATRELPLADIEIETPLVKTIAQEIAGKKLCIVPILRAGLHMADGILNLIPNAKVGHVGLYRNEETLEPVEYFCKMPSDAEEREIFVVDPMLATGGSASAAITLLKNKGIAKIHFLCLIAAPEGVKRFTKEHPDVDVYIGALDERLDERGYILPGLGDAGDRIYGTK, via the coding sequence ATGTCAAAAGTAACTATTATGAATCACCCGTTAATTCAGCACAAAATCGGTATTATGAGGCGTAAAACCACCTCAACCAAGGAATTCCGTGACCTAGTATCCGAAGTTGCCATGTTAATCTGTTATGAAGCAACAAGGGAACTTCCTCTTGCTGACATTGAGATAGAAACTCCTCTCGTTAAAACGATAGCACAGGAAATTGCAGGTAAAAAACTTTGCATCGTACCTATTCTGAGGGCTGGCCTCCATATGGCTGATGGTATCTTAAACCTGATTCCTAATGCAAAAGTTGGACATGTTGGTTTATACCGTAATGAAGAGACTCTTGAACCCGTTGAGTATTTCTGCAAAATGCCAAGTGATGCAGAAGAAAGAGAAATCTTTGTAGTTGATCCTATGCTGGCTACCGGCGGTTCTGCCAGTGCCGCCATTACCTTATTAAAAAATAAGGGGATTGCCAAGATTCATTTCCTATGTTTAATTGCTGCTCCTGAAGGTGTAAAACGATTTACAAAGGAACATCCGGATGTTGATGTTTATATTGGTGCCTTAGACGAACGTCTGGATGAACGTGGCTATATTCTCCCAGGACTTGGAGATGCCGGAGATAGAATATACGGTACTAAATAA